The following coding sequences are from one Planctomicrobium piriforme window:
- a CDS encoding helix-turn-helix domain-containing protein gives MSDTALDLLTVSKVAELLNVSESEVYALCRSGKLQHFRIGTGRGTIRICREDLHSFLTSCRTQETQKPAAPTPERQAKIAIRPFKHIALTGVLAVPPDEGDRAADSNVNSGH, from the coding sequence ATGTCTGATACAGCCCTCGATCTCCTGACGGTGTCGAAGGTCGCGGAACTGCTCAACGTCTCGGAAAGCGAAGTGTATGCGCTCTGTCGGTCAGGCAAGCTGCAACACTTTCGCATCGGGACCGGCCGAGGCACGATTCGGATCTGCCGCGAGGATCTGCATTCGTTCCTGACAAGCTGCCGCACCCAGGAAACGCAAAAGCCCGCCGCTCCGACACCGGAGCGACAGGCCAAAATTGCAATCAGGCCGTTCAAGCACATTGCTCTTACTGGAGTACTTGCCGTGCCGCCTGATGAAGGTGATCGAGCCGCTGACTCAAATGTGAATAGTGGGCACTGA